Proteins from one Juglans microcarpa x Juglans regia isolate MS1-56 chromosome 1S, Jm3101_v1.0, whole genome shotgun sequence genomic window:
- the LOC121247237 gene encoding serine/threonine-protein kinase PCRK1-like — MKCFLFSNKGKHDEPTTTKLISIRSTSKSMSADQDMRRSGSEFNSQNVSELSTASSVKTFAIMSQRQSNLREFTFSELKTATKNFSRSVMLGEGGFGGVYRGVIRSTEDPHKKIDVAVKQLSRRGLQGHKEWVNEVNVLGVVQHPNLVKLLGYCAEDDERGIQRLLVYEYMPNRSVQDHLSNRFQSPLSWTTRMRIAHDAARGLTYLHEGMDFQIIFRDFKSSNILLDEDWNAKLSDFGLARLGPSDGLSHVSTAVVGTIGYAAPEYIQTGHLTSKIDVWGYGVFLYELITGRRPFDGNRPKNEQKMLDWVKSHLSNIRKFELILDPRLQGKYSLKCAQKLATVANRCLVRQPKSRPTMSEVLKMVSGIMETTDIGSPQLPIKSLAAEDDDLLKSKRQRLKRLFLDPLIRGKGLLRRGTSRPKVVKTRGDENEDLRNNLLVVVVGEWGWLNPLSGPPSSFPS; from the exons ATGAAgtgttttcttttctccaaCAAAGGGAAACATGATGAACCGACGACTACCAAGTTAATTTCCATTAGGTCCACTTCCAAATCCATGTCGGCCGACCAGGATATGAGGAGATCTGGTTCCGAATTCAATTCTCAGAATGTCTCAGAATTGAGCACAGCATCCTCAGTCAAGACATTTGCAATCATGTCTCAAAGACAAAGTAATCTTAGAGAATTCACATTCTCGGAGTTGAAGACAGCCACAAAGAATTTCAGCCGCTCCGTCATGCTTGGAGAGGGTGGGTTTGGTGGTGTATATAGGGGTGTGATCAGGAGCACAGAGGATCCTCATAAAAAGATCGATGTTGCCGTTAAACAACTAAGTCGAAGGGGATTGCAG GGCCATAAAGAGTGGGTGAATGAAGTAAACGTTTTAGGGGTTGTCCAACATCCAAACCTTGTTAAATTATTGGGTTACTGTGCTGAGGATGATGAAAGAGGGATCCAGAGGCTGCTGGTGTACGAATACATGCCCAATAGAAGTGTGCAGGATCATTTATCAAACCGATTTCAGTCACCTCTTTCATGGACCACAAGAATGAGAATAGCCCATGATGCTGCTCGTGGTTTAACATACCTCCATGAAGGAATGGATTTTCAG ATTATCTTTAGAGATTTTAAGTCTTCAAACATACTTTTGGATGAAGATTGGAATGCAAAGTTGTCAGATTTCGGATTGGCCAGGCTGGGCCCTTCAGATGGATTAAGTCATGTCTCAACTGCG GTTGTAGGAACAATTGGATATGCGGCTCCTGAATACATTCAAACCGGACATCTTACATCAAAAATTGATGTCTGGGGTTATGGTGTTTTTCTTTATGAACTCATTACCGGCAGGCGCCCTTTTGACGGAAACCGCCCCAAGAATGAGCAGAAAATGTTGGATTGGGTGAAGTCACACCTCTCTAATATAAGAAAGTTTGAGCTGATTTTGGACCCAAGACTCCAAGGAAAATACTCCCTCAAGTGCGCTCAAAAGTTGGCTACCGTAGCCAACCGGTGCTTGGTTCGGCAACCTAAATCACGCCCCACAATGAGTGAAGTCCTGAAGATGGTTAGTGGAATTATGGAGACAACAGATATTGGAAGCCCCCAACTCCCCATCAAGAGCTTGGCTGCAGAAGATGATGATTTACTTAAATCCAAAAGACAACGTTTGAAGAGGTTGTTTTTGGATCCGCTGATCAGAGGAAAAGGTCTTTTGAGGCGTGGTACATCGAGGCCCAAGGTTGTCAAGACACGGGGGGATGAAAATGAGGACCTGAGAAATaatcttcttgttgttgttgtgggGGAGTGGGGCTGGCTAAACCCTCTCTCCGGCCCACCCAGCTCCTTCCCCTCCTAG
- the LOC121247213 gene encoding ATPase GET3B-like isoform X1, whose translation MASRCVASALSLPLHSFAARISIASLGWLSCSPKTRPEPLSITRSFSVVALSTSRKPLAKSLKVRSVATPAEGVAVFDDMVSGTERKYYMLGGKGGVGKTSCAASLAVKFANSGHPTLVVSTDPAHSLSDSFAQLACIYYFTQDLAGGTLVPVEGPDAPLFALEINPENAREEFRSAAQRNGGTGVKDFMDGMGLGMLAEQLGELKLGELLDTPPPGLDEAIAISKVMQFLESQEYGMFTRIVFDTAPTGHTLRLLSLPDFLDASIGKILKLKQKIASATSAIKSVFGQEETRQDTADKLERLRERMIKVRELFRDTDSTEFVIVTIPTVMAVSESSRLHASLKKENVPVKRLIVNQILPPSTSDCKFCAMKRKDQMRALDIIQGDPELSHLTLIQAPLVDMEIRGVPALRFLGDIIWK comes from the exons ATGGCGAGTCGTTGTGTTGCCTCCGCTTTGTCACTTCCTCTTCACAGCTTCGCCGCCAGAATTTCCATCGCATCTCTGGGTTGGCTCTCTTGCTCACCCAAGACCCGCCCCGAGCCACTCTCCATTACCAGAAGTTTCAGCGTCGTCGCACTTTCCACCTCAAGAAAACCTCTCGCAAAATCACTAAAGG TGAGATCGGTGGCTACTCCTGCAGAAGGTGTTGCTGTCTTCGATGACATGGTTTCTGGGACTGAGAGAAAGTATTACATGCTTGGTGGCAAGGGAGGTGTAGGGAAGACAAGTTGTGCTGCCTCACTTGCAGTAAAATTTGCTAACAGTGGGCACCCCACTCTTGTGGTTTCCACTGATCCTGCACATTCCTTGAGTGATTCCTTTGCACAG TTAGCATGCATCTATTATTTTACCCAGGACTTGGCTGGTGGAACATTGGTACCAGTTGAAGGTCCCGATGCCCCGTTGTTTGCTCTTGAG ATAAACCCTGAAAATGCTAGGGAAGAGTTCCGCAGTGCAGCTCAGAGAAATGGTGGAACTGGGGTAAAAGATTTCATGGATGGTATGGGCCTTGGAATGCTTGCAGAACAG TTAGGAGAGTTAAAACTAGGAGAGCTACTAGACACACCACCTCCTGGTTTGGATGAAGCTATTGCAATATCCAAG GTGATGCAATTTCTGGAATCACAAGAATATGGCATGTTTACTCGTATAGTATTTGATACTGCACCCACG GGTCACACTTTGCGACTTTTGTCCTTGCCAGACTTCCTGGATGCATCTATAGGCAAGATATTGAAG CTTAAACAGAAAATAGCATCGGCCACCTCAGCCATCAAATCTGTTTTTGGGCAAGAAGAAACCCGGCAGGATACA GCTGACAAATTAGAGCGTCTGCGGGAGAGGATGATAAAAGTGCGGGAGCTTTTTCGTGACACAGATTCAACCGAGTTTGTCATCGTAACAATCCCCACG GTAATGGCGGTTAGTGAGTCGTCTAGGTTGCATGCctctttgaagaaggagaatgTTCCTGTAAAGAGGCTTATTGTTAATCAGATTCTTCCTCCGTCTACCTCAGACTGCAAATTCTGTGCTATGAAAAGGAAG GATCAGATGCGTGCTCTTGATATAATTCAAGGTGATCCAGAACTCTCCCACTTGACTTTGATCCAGGCACCTCTGGTTGATATGGAGATTAGAGGTGTTCCAGCTCTCAGATTTTTGGGAGATATTATTTGGAAGTGA
- the LOC121247213 gene encoding ATPase GET3B-like isoform X2, producing the protein MASRCVASALSLPLHSFAARISIASLGWLSCSPKTRPEPLSITRSFSVVALSTSRKPLAKSLKVRSVATPAEGVAVFDDMVSGTERKYYMLGGKGGVGKTSCAASLAVKFANSGHPTLVVSTDPAHSLSDSFAQDLAGGTLVPVEGPDAPLFALEINPENAREEFRSAAQRNGGTGVKDFMDGMGLGMLAEQLGELKLGELLDTPPPGLDEAIAISKVMQFLESQEYGMFTRIVFDTAPTGHTLRLLSLPDFLDASIGKILKLKQKIASATSAIKSVFGQEETRQDTADKLERLRERMIKVRELFRDTDSTEFVIVTIPTVMAVSESSRLHASLKKENVPVKRLIVNQILPPSTSDCKFCAMKRKDQMRALDIIQGDPELSHLTLIQAPLVDMEIRGVPALRFLGDIIWK; encoded by the exons ATGGCGAGTCGTTGTGTTGCCTCCGCTTTGTCACTTCCTCTTCACAGCTTCGCCGCCAGAATTTCCATCGCATCTCTGGGTTGGCTCTCTTGCTCACCCAAGACCCGCCCCGAGCCACTCTCCATTACCAGAAGTTTCAGCGTCGTCGCACTTTCCACCTCAAGAAAACCTCTCGCAAAATCACTAAAGG TGAGATCGGTGGCTACTCCTGCAGAAGGTGTTGCTGTCTTCGATGACATGGTTTCTGGGACTGAGAGAAAGTATTACATGCTTGGTGGCAAGGGAGGTGTAGGGAAGACAAGTTGTGCTGCCTCACTTGCAGTAAAATTTGCTAACAGTGGGCACCCCACTCTTGTGGTTTCCACTGATCCTGCACATTCCTTGAGTGATTCCTTTGCACAG GACTTGGCTGGTGGAACATTGGTACCAGTTGAAGGTCCCGATGCCCCGTTGTTTGCTCTTGAG ATAAACCCTGAAAATGCTAGGGAAGAGTTCCGCAGTGCAGCTCAGAGAAATGGTGGAACTGGGGTAAAAGATTTCATGGATGGTATGGGCCTTGGAATGCTTGCAGAACAG TTAGGAGAGTTAAAACTAGGAGAGCTACTAGACACACCACCTCCTGGTTTGGATGAAGCTATTGCAATATCCAAG GTGATGCAATTTCTGGAATCACAAGAATATGGCATGTTTACTCGTATAGTATTTGATACTGCACCCACG GGTCACACTTTGCGACTTTTGTCCTTGCCAGACTTCCTGGATGCATCTATAGGCAAGATATTGAAG CTTAAACAGAAAATAGCATCGGCCACCTCAGCCATCAAATCTGTTTTTGGGCAAGAAGAAACCCGGCAGGATACA GCTGACAAATTAGAGCGTCTGCGGGAGAGGATGATAAAAGTGCGGGAGCTTTTTCGTGACACAGATTCAACCGAGTTTGTCATCGTAACAATCCCCACG GTAATGGCGGTTAGTGAGTCGTCTAGGTTGCATGCctctttgaagaaggagaatgTTCCTGTAAAGAGGCTTATTGTTAATCAGATTCTTCCTCCGTCTACCTCAGACTGCAAATTCTGTGCTATGAAAAGGAAG GATCAGATGCGTGCTCTTGATATAATTCAAGGTGATCCAGAACTCTCCCACTTGACTTTGATCCAGGCACCTCTGGTTGATATGGAGATTAGAGGTGTTCCAGCTCTCAGATTTTTGGGAGATATTATTTGGAAGTGA